One segment of Hippopotamus amphibius kiboko isolate mHipAmp2 chromosome 4, mHipAmp2.hap2, whole genome shotgun sequence DNA contains the following:
- the LGALS3 gene encoding galectin-3 gives MADGFSLNDALTGSGKPNPQGWPGPWGNQPAGAGGYPGASYPGAYPGQAPPGPYPGQAPPGPYPGQGAPGGYPGQAPPGAYPGPTAPGYPGPTAPGAYPGPGAYPPPGQQGASGGYAAAGPYGIPSGPLNVPYDLPLPGGVVPRMLITIVGTVKPNANRLALDFKTGNDVAFHFNPRFNEDNRRVIVCNSKLNNNWGREERQSIFPFESGKPFKIQVLVEPDHFKVAVNDAHLLQYNHRMRNLREISKLGISGDINLTSASHTMI, from the exons ATGGCGGATGGTTTTTCG CTTAATGATGCCTTAACTGGGTCTGGAAAACCAAACCCTCAAGGTTGGCCTGGTCCATGGGGAAACCAGCCTGCTGGGGCAGGAGGCTACCCGGGAGCATCCTATCCTGGGGCCTACCCTGGACAGGCACCTCCCGGCCCCTACCCTGGACAGGCACCACCCGGCCCTTACCCTGGGCAGGGAGCTCCTGGGGGCTACCCAGGCCAGGCACCTCCAGGGGCCTACCCTGGCCCAACAGCACCTGGTTATCCTGGACCAACTGCACCGGGTGCCTACCCTGGGCCTGGGGCGTACCCGCCTCCTGGACAGCAAGGTGCTTCTGGAGGATATGCTGCTGCCGGCCCCTATGGCATCCCTTCTGGACCACTG AATGTGCCTTACGACCTGCCTCTTCCTGGAGGAGTCGTGCCTCGCATGCTGATAACCATCGTGGGCACAGTAAAGCCCAATGCCAACCG ACTTGCTTTAGATTTCAAGACAGGGAATGACGTCGCCTTCCACTTTAACCCACGCTTCAATGAGGACAACAGAAGAGTCATTGTTTGCAATTCAAAGCTGAATAATaactgggggagggaagaaagacagTCGATTTTCCCATTTGAAAGTGGTAAACCTTTCAAA ATACAAGTGCTGGTTGAACCTGACCACTTCAAGGTTGCGGTCAATGATGCTCACTTGTTGCAGTACAATCATCGGATGAGAAATCTCAGGGAAATCAGCAAATTGGGAATTTCTGGTGACATAAATCTCACCAGCGCTTCACACACTATGATATAA